A single window of Chitinophaga sp. XS-30 DNA harbors:
- a CDS encoding T9SS type A sorting domain-containing protein, whose product MIRFVSLMVVSLFLYGQAFAQCNVDMDEDEFQPICYTWWGMYATELAPWAIEEPGWSYSWLPTTGLDNPNILHPMANPMTTTTYTLTVTAPGCGTFVGGTSRVEVMPATPAITPAGPVTYTYMDTSLLVLKSNAPYGGWYKNDVLVQGCCNDSLIVTYSTSSNVTDYYRYYSPYSCERWSNIVEVNYIGCGICRVTLHDTPADVSGQKTDKVKAIGELASIKLFPNPASTRLTISCKNPIREVEIINIAGVSVKRMHANGSSPYSFGIEDIPNGYYICSIKLTSGVKQLPFIVKR is encoded by the coding sequence ATGATCCGCTTTGTATCCCTGATGGTTGTATCCCTTTTCTTGTATGGACAAGCATTCGCTCAGTGTAATGTAGATATGGACGAGGATGAATTTCAGCCCATATGCTACACCTGGTGGGGTATGTATGCAACAGAGCTTGCTCCGTGGGCTATCGAAGAGCCGGGCTGGTCCTACTCATGGTTACCAACAACGGGCTTGGATAATCCCAATATCCTGCATCCAATGGCAAATCCGATGACAACAACGACCTATACACTTACCGTTACTGCACCGGGATGCGGTACTTTTGTGGGGGGCACCAGCAGAGTAGAGGTGATGCCTGCTACACCAGCCATTACCCCCGCAGGACCTGTTACTTATACTTATATGGACACAAGCCTGCTGGTGCTAAAGTCCAACGCTCCATACGGAGGATGGTATAAAAATGATGTGTTAGTTCAAGGCTGCTGTAATGACTCCTTAATAGTGACCTATTCCACCAGCAGCAATGTGACCGACTACTATAGGTACTACTCCCCTTATAGCTGCGAAAGGTGGTCAAATATTGTAGAGGTGAACTATATAGGATGCGGCATATGCCGGGTTACACTACATGATACCCCGGCGGACGTGTCCGGTCAGAAAACTGACAAGGTGAAGGCAATTGGTGAATTGGCAAGTATAAAGTTGTTCCCCAACCCTGCCAGCACTCGCCTTACTATTTCCTGCAAAAACCCGATCCGTGAAGTAGAGATTATAAACATAGCTGGCGTTAGTGTAAAACGCATGCACGCAAATGGCAGCAGCCCGTATAGCTTTGGCATAGAAGATATTCCGAACGGGTACTATATATGTAGTATCAAACTGACCAGTGGGGTAAAGCAACTCCCCTTTATAGTAAAAAGGTAA
- a CDS encoding glutaminyl-peptide cyclotransferase, whose protein sequence is MIYCIAYNHATGNFYITGKYWNTLCELDLRAGQLSVPIRE, encoded by the coding sequence TTGATATATTGTATCGCTTATAATCATGCAACCGGTAATTTTTACATTACAGGAAAGTATTGGAACACCTTGTGTGAGCTTGATCTTCGTGCGGGTCAGTTGAGCGTACCTATAAGGGAATAA
- a CDS encoding TlpA disulfide reductase family protein — MIITQKAFFFLPFIVLSLPIHAQEANSYTITAHIEGVPDGTEYFLRKNKEGGGTDTVARGAVVSNRLHITGAVREPELHFLFLKDQKEYFPLLLENDKFSIRGAFTEWPKIKVDGPAHNKEYQEMKAVLNVDLDKAKELKDEIAKYSMNLSDTARLRKLYKERDSVLNHYYEVLLPTVITKYPNNVYSAFLIHKQLKTNASEKLKFFKKLSSIVQQSKYGRELLQETQILVKSEVAGVTNSAPDFSLPALQTGELVSLREFASSNKYTYVDFWASWCKPCRAQFPELKEIYKEYRNKGFNVLGVSIDKDKAAWKKAVKEEGLVWINVSDLKGSKSEVSILYALSYIPRSVLIDKNGKIIARNIHGEKLKGKLKELLP, encoded by the coding sequence ATGATTATAACACAAAAAGCCTTTTTTTTCCTTCCGTTTATAGTACTTAGCCTTCCTATCCATGCTCAGGAGGCCAATTCATACACTATTACCGCACACATCGAAGGGGTGCCTGATGGCACCGAGTATTTCCTCCGTAAAAATAAAGAAGGCGGAGGGACTGATACGGTAGCCAGAGGTGCCGTAGTGAGCAACAGGCTACATATTACCGGAGCTGTTAGGGAGCCTGAGCTTCACTTTCTATTCCTGAAAGATCAAAAAGAGTATTTCCCCTTACTCCTGGAGAATGACAAGTTCAGCATACGAGGAGCTTTTACAGAATGGCCTAAGATAAAAGTAGATGGTCCTGCTCATAACAAAGAGTATCAGGAAATGAAAGCTGTTCTTAATGTGGATTTGGATAAAGCTAAGGAGCTGAAGGATGAGATTGCCAAATATTCCATGAATTTATCCGACACTGCACGATTGCGAAAACTTTACAAGGAAAGGGACTCAGTATTGAATCACTATTATGAAGTTTTACTTCCTACCGTTATAACAAAATACCCTAATAATGTTTATTCAGCTTTTCTAATCCATAAACAGCTAAAAACAAACGCGTCAGAGAAACTGAAATTTTTTAAAAAACTATCCTCCATTGTTCAGCAAAGCAAATACGGAAGGGAATTGTTGCAGGAAACCCAAATTCTAGTAAAGTCTGAAGTAGCGGGAGTAACCAATTCCGCTCCTGATTTTTCTCTACCGGCATTACAAACGGGCGAGTTGGTTTCTTTAAGGGAGTTTGCCTCTAGTAATAAGTACACGTATGTTGATTTTTGGGCTTCCTGGTGTAAACCGTGCAGGGCGCAGTTTCCAGAGTTAAAAGAGATATATAAGGAATATAGAAACAAGGGATTCAACGTGCTAGGTGTATCTATTGATAAGGATAAGGCCGCTTGGAAAAAAGCCGTAAAGGAGGAGGGGTTGGTTTGGATAAATGTATCGGACTTGAAGGGAAGCAAATCGGAGGTAAGCATCCTTTACGCATTGTCCTATATCCCTCGGTCCGTTCTGATTGACAAAAATGGAAAGATTATCGCCAGGAATATACATGGAGAAAAGCTGAAAGGGAAGTTGAAAGAACTGCTTCCTTGA